Proteins encoded in a region of the Quercus lobata isolate SW786 chromosome 8, ValleyOak3.0 Primary Assembly, whole genome shotgun sequence genome:
- the LOC115956854 gene encoding uncharacterized protein LOC115956854, protein MSSRGKTPNREGGEESSLMLQAMQQQFEHMNVVFNDIRDRMDRQDAVIASLCEEHPRRAPNASRQGRCAHVDDSDDYHEDEFEDEDDQASLNNEGRFAPRGERRGRGFRRDPRWLDGTDRNLGNIKMKIPSFQGKNDPEVYLEWEKKVEFIFECHNYFEEKKVKLAVIEFTNYAIIWWDQLVMNRRRNYERPIETWAEMKATMRRQFVPSHYYRDLYQKLQSLTQGYRSVDDYHKEIEIAMIRANIEEDREATMARFLNGLNQDIANVVELQHCVELEDMVHMAIKVEWQLKRKGTQSFQNTGSSASWRSNGRKDEGAVFKSKTKPPKRRNEAPIVNKGKNESQTRNRGIKCFRCLGVGHIASQCPNKRTMIARIDREMETESEGDDDQIPLLEDACDDNVEYPVEGESLVARRALSAQVKEDDMEQQRENIFHTRCHINNKVCSMIIDGGSCTNVASTTLVEKLNLSTLKHPRPYKLQWLNDCGEVKVNRQVLVSFSIGRYKDEVLCDVVPMHAGHILLGRPWQFDRKVNHDGFKNRHSFVKDKYEDVFPNDVPSGLPPIRGIEHQIDFVPGRFVVVYFDDILVYSKNLDEHIKHLHCVLAVLRKEKLYANLKKCSFCMDKVVFLGYVVSAKGIEVDEVNVKAIKEWLTPKSITEE, encoded by the exons ATGTCTTCCAGGGGCAAAACACCAAATAGGGAAGGAGGGGAGGAGTCATCCCTCATGTTGCAGGCCATGCAACAACAGTTTGAGCACATGAACGTGGTGTTTAATGATATTCGGGATCGGATGGATAGGCAAGACGCTGTTATTGCTTCTTTGTGTGAGGAGCATCCTCGAAGAGCCCCTAATGCTAGTAGGCAAGGAAGGTGTGCACACGTTGATGATTCTGATGACTACCATGAGGATGagtttgaagatgaagatgatcaAGCTTCATTGAACAATGAGGGCAGGTTTGCACCAAGGGGAGAAAGGCGTGGTAGAGGTTTCCGAAGAGATCCAAGATGGCTAGATGGGACTGACAGAAACCTAGGAAACATAAAAATGAAGATACCATCGTTCCAAGGGAAAAATGATCCAGAAGTGTATTTGGAGTGGGAGAAGAAGGTGGAGTTCATCTTTGAGTGCCACAACTACTTTGAGGAGAAAAAGGTAAAACTAGCTGTGATTGAGTTTACTAACTATGCTATTATATGGTGGGATCAACTTGTGATGAACAGAAGAAGAAACTATGAGAGACCTATTGAGACGTGGGCGGAAATGAAGGCCACCATGAGGAGGCAGTTTGTCCCTAGTCACTACTATAGGGACTTGTATCAGAAATTACAGAGTCTTACTCAAGGCTATAGGAGCGTGGATGACTATCACAAGGAGATAGAAATTGCCATGATTCGGGCTAATATAGAGGAGGATAGAGAAGCTACTATGGCAAGGTTTCTGAATGGGCTAAATCAAGACATTGCCAACGTGGTGGAGTTACAGCACTGTGTGGAGTTGGAGGACATGGTGCACATGGCAATAAAGGTGGAATGGCAGCTTAAAAGGAAAGGAACTCAGTCTTTTCAAAATACGGGCTCTTCTGCTTCATGGAGGTCAAATGGGAGGAAAGACGAAGGGGCTGttttcaaatccaaaaccaaaccacCAAAAAGGAGAAATGAAGCTCCTATTGTCAACAAAGGTAAAAATGAATCCCAAACTCGTAATCGTGGTATTAAGTGTTTTCGTTGTTTGGGAGTAGGTCATATAGCTTCACAATGCCCAAATAAGAGGACCATGATTGCACGTATTGATAGAGAGATGGAAACTGAAAGCGAGGGAGATGATGACCAAATTCCATTACTTGAGGATGCTTGTGATGACAATGTGGAGTATCCAGTGGAGGGTGAGTCACTTGTGGCAAGGCGTGCTTTAAGTGCCCAAGTCAAAGAGGATGATATGGAACAACAAAGGGAGAATATTTTTCATACTagatgccacatcaacaataaGGTATGTAGTATGATCATTGATGGGGGGAGTTGTACTAATGTGGCTAGCACTACTTTAgtggaaaaattgaatttatctACCTTGAAACACCCTAGACCATATAAGTTGCAGTGGTTGAATGATTGTGGAGAGGTTAAGGTAAATAGGCAAGTATTGgtttctttttcaattgggAGGTACAAGGATGAAGTACTTTGTGATGTTGTTCCAATGCATGCGGGTCACATTTTATTGGGTAGGCCTTGGCAGTTTGATAGAAAGGTCAATCATGATGGGTTCAAGAATAGgcattcttttgtaaaagaca AATATGAGGACGTGTTTCCTAACGATGTGCCTAGTGGATTGCCACCTATTAGAGGAATAgaacatcaaattgattttgtgcCAG GCAGATTTGTTGTGgtctattttgatgatattttggtgtATAGTAAGAACTTAGATGAGCATATCAAACATTTGCATTGTGTGCTTGctgttttgagaaaagaaaaattatatgcCAATTTAAAGAAATGTTCTTTTTGCATGGACAAAGTTGTGTTTCTTGGTTATGTTGTTAGTGCGAAAGGAATTGAGGTGGATGAGGTAAATGTGAAGGCTATCAAGGAATGGCTCACACCTAAGTCAATCACTGAG GAATAG